In the Pseudoalteromonas undina genome, one interval contains:
- a CDS encoding redoxin domain-containing protein, whose amino-acid sequence MTNASQYTNKLLPGSRFPKINCPVLNSNEVELGRVQQDAAWQMVVVYRGQHCPMCTQYLNQLEEIKQSLQDIGVSLIAVSADSEAQLLTHKEKLSVSYPIAFELKPEQMNALGLYVSQPRNAQETDHLFAEPAVYVVNEHGTVQVVDISNNPFVRPDLSTLLRGITWIKNPDNNYPIRGMHKG is encoded by the coding sequence ATGACTAATGCATCACAGTATACAAATAAACTTCTTCCGGGGAGTCGTTTCCCAAAGATTAATTGCCCTGTACTAAATAGTAACGAAGTAGAGTTAGGGCGTGTCCAGCAAGACGCTGCTTGGCAAATGGTGGTTGTGTATCGTGGCCAGCATTGTCCTATGTGTACGCAGTATCTAAATCAGTTAGAAGAAATTAAACAGTCATTACAAGACATTGGAGTTTCTTTAATTGCTGTATCGGCCGACAGCGAAGCGCAGTTGTTAACACATAAAGAGAAGTTATCAGTGAGTTACCCCATTGCGTTTGAATTAAAGCCTGAACAAATGAATGCGTTAGGGCTGTATGTTTCTCAACCTCGCAACGCTCAAGAAACAGACCATTTATTTGCTGAGCCTGCTGTGTATGTAGTGAATGAACACGGTACAGTACAAGTTGTTGATATCTCAAATAATCCATTTGTAAGACCAGATCTGTCTACTTTATTGCGAGGTATAACTTGGATTAAAAACCCTGATAATAATTACCCTATTCGTGGAATGCATAAAGGTTAA
- a CDS encoding response regulator, with protein MIKNLSILLVEDDDVAAEAVTRSLKKVDPKIKIIWKQNGKLALDALREKAQQKEISEPYLVLLDLNMPVMNGFEFLEHIRKDEKLNDTVVFILTTSNEDNDRTRAYHNNVAGYMVKHAIGPQFAKLATLMDAYIHAVELE; from the coding sequence ATGATCAAAAATCTATCTATACTGCTTGTTGAGGACGACGATGTTGCCGCGGAAGCCGTTACAAGAAGCCTAAAAAAAGTGGATCCTAAAATTAAAATAATTTGGAAACAAAACGGAAAGCTGGCACTAGATGCGTTACGAGAAAAAGCGCAACAAAAAGAAATATCAGAGCCCTACTTAGTATTGCTAGACCTGAATATGCCAGTGATGAATGGCTTTGAATTTTTAGAGCATATTCGTAAAGATGAAAAATTAAACGATACCGTTGTATTTATACTCACGACCTCCAATGAGGATAACGATCGTACTCGCGCGTACCATAATAACGTAGCAGGTTACATGGTTAAACATGCAATTGGCCCGCAGTTTGCCAAATTAGCGACACTTATGGATGCTTATATACATGCCGTTGAGCTTGAATAA
- a CDS encoding winged helix-turn-helix transcriptional regulator encodes MESSIETDSKGRKKVLNACLEPCAIEKGMRLIGGKWTSSIIYHLKDEPVRFNDLTRMLGGASKKMIDQRLKELEANKMVLRTVISTRPIAVTYELTEFGRSALGILHDLRVWSESNILD; translated from the coding sequence TTGGAAAGCTCTATAGAAACAGATAGTAAGGGAAGAAAAAAAGTTTTAAATGCCTGCTTAGAACCTTGTGCTATTGAAAAAGGAATGCGCTTAATTGGCGGGAAGTGGACAAGTTCTATTATTTATCACTTAAAAGATGAACCTGTTCGCTTTAATGATCTAACTCGAATGCTAGGTGGAGCGAGCAAAAAAATGATAGATCAACGTTTAAAAGAGTTAGAGGCCAATAAGATGGTTTTAAGGACGGTGATCAGCACTAGACCTATTGCTGTCACCTACGAGCTCACTGAGTTTGGGCGCTCTGCACTAGGAATTCTTCACGATCTTAGGGTTTGGTCTGAGTCTAATATTTTAGACTAA
- a CDS encoding EAL domain-containing protein has product MITSIDNFDTCDSIKLLIVDDDAVDREQIRRMISRSNIQAKISEASSIESSMSYLEHREFDCVIVDYRLGIGSGLTLLDNIRKSVNNHCAVIMITGLGDEKIAAEAMRLGASDYLLKNQLKSDQLIHSISSSIQRASLEKKLHNMAHYDSLTGLASRPILIDQLQQAITSKQKLAVAYLDLDNFKPINDKYGHETGDFVLKTIAQRLKSTLRKEDTLARIGGDEFIFLLRGAAHTIQEYETLLQEVLIEVNDPIKLAEFSCSVQISVSIGVALPSDDGLTCDDILRRADQTMYQAKRSGTNRILFFDPEEESLRHAKHDLLLAAEKGIARKEFILHYQPKVNLMDHQLIGVEALIRWNHPTLGLLYPGHFSEALEHPHIGILIGEWVLAEALKQHKIWTRNHLSMSVNISPAHLLSEGFVENLRELLISTNNIKPKTLELEILESTTIGNVDQAVDVLNGCRNLGVSIALDDFGTGYASLSYLKKLPLDTLKIDQSFVKKLLSDHEDKSIVTCIVALSKAFGYNLVAEGIESQELEKVLIGMGCYHGQGYYIAKPMSADNMNLWIKNMTSTKH; this is encoded by the coding sequence ATGATAACTTCAATAGATAATTTTGACACCTGCGACAGTATTAAACTACTCATTGTTGATGACGATGCGGTTGATAGAGAACAAATACGCCGTATGATATCTCGCTCTAATATACAGGCTAAAATTTCAGAAGCATCTTCTATTGAAAGCTCTATGTCTTACCTTGAGCATAGGGAATTTGATTGCGTCATAGTTGATTACCGATTAGGTATCGGATCGGGGCTTACTCTGCTGGATAATATTAGAAAGTCTGTAAATAACCACTGTGCTGTGATTATGATCACGGGCTTAGGGGATGAAAAAATAGCAGCAGAAGCTATGCGCCTAGGGGCAAGCGATTATTTACTTAAAAACCAATTAAAAAGCGATCAGTTGATACACTCTATATCTAGTTCCATTCAACGCGCAAGCTTAGAAAAAAAACTTCATAACATGGCACATTACGATAGCCTAACAGGCTTAGCAAGCCGCCCAATTTTAATTGATCAACTCCAACAAGCCATTACATCTAAGCAAAAGCTCGCCGTTGCCTATTTAGATTTAGATAATTTTAAACCCATTAATGACAAATACGGTCACGAAACCGGTGACTTCGTTTTGAAAACTATTGCCCAAAGACTAAAAAGCACATTACGCAAAGAAGATACACTCGCGCGTATTGGCGGAGATGAGTTTATCTTTTTATTAAGAGGGGCTGCGCACACGATACAAGAATATGAGACTCTGTTACAAGAGGTGCTGATTGAGGTAAACGACCCAATAAAATTAGCAGAGTTTTCGTGCTCCGTTCAAATTTCAGTCAGCATCGGCGTTGCACTTCCCAGTGATGATGGCTTAACTTGTGATGACATTTTACGCAGAGCCGATCAAACAATGTACCAAGCAAAAAGATCAGGAACAAACCGGATTCTGTTTTTTGATCCAGAAGAAGAAAGCCTAAGGCATGCAAAACATGATTTATTATTGGCTGCTGAAAAAGGCATTGCTCGCAAAGAGTTTATTCTTCATTATCAACCAAAGGTCAATTTGATGGATCACCAGTTGATTGGCGTTGAAGCCTTAATACGCTGGAATCACCCTACTTTGGGTTTACTTTACCCTGGTCACTTTTCAGAGGCATTAGAGCACCCACACATTGGTATATTAATTGGTGAATGGGTACTTGCTGAGGCCTTAAAACAACATAAAATTTGGACAAGAAATCATCTTTCTATGAGTGTAAACATCTCTCCAGCTCATTTACTTAGTGAGGGCTTTGTTGAAAACCTCAGAGAGTTACTCATCAGCACTAATAATATAAAACCAAAAACCCTCGAATTGGAAATTTTAGAGAGCACTACAATTGGAAACGTTGACCAAGCAGTCGACGTTCTCAATGGCTGTAGAAATTTAGGTGTAAGTATTGCGTTAGACGACTTTGGTACAGGTTACGCCTCTTTGAGTTACTTAAAAAAATTACCTTTAGATACATTAAAAATAGATCAAAGCTTTGTTAAAAAGCTCCTATCAGACCATGAAGACAAGTCCATCGTTACGTGTATCGTGGCGCTAAGTAAAGCATTTGGGTATAACCTAGTTGCAGAGGGGATAGAGTCACAAGAGCTCGAAAAAGTACTTATAGGCATGGGTTGCTATCATGGGCAAGGTTATTATATTGCCAAACCAATGTCTGCAGATAACATGAACTTATGGATAAAAAATATGACATCAACTAAGCACTGA
- a CDS encoding methyltransferase: MDFIATAFFFLVLLIALSIVWSTLKTGISPMMSSSKARQTMLAAISMDEKGALIDLGSGWGTLVIPVAKRHPNKQVIGYELSWFPWLISMLFKYSLGLNNLTLYRKDFKNADLSSASTLVCYLFPDGMVALEEKLKHDVFKNITIVSNTFALPSYKPTNVIKLKDFYQTPIYVYHWQPK, from the coding sequence ATGGACTTTATTGCTACCGCATTTTTCTTTTTAGTTCTTCTAATCGCTTTATCTATTGTTTGGAGCACGCTAAAAACGGGAATTTCACCGATGATGAGCTCAAGCAAAGCGCGCCAAACTATGCTTGCTGCAATAAGCATGGATGAAAAAGGCGCATTAATTGATTTGGGTTCAGGTTGGGGAACGCTTGTTATACCGGTTGCCAAAAGGCATCCTAATAAACAGGTTATTGGCTATGAGTTATCGTGGTTTCCTTGGTTAATTTCAATGCTTTTTAAATATAGTTTAGGTTTAAATAACCTTACCCTCTATCGTAAAGACTTTAAAAATGCCGATCTCAGTTCTGCGTCTACTTTGGTGTGTTACTTGTTTCCTGATGGTATGGTAGCGCTTGAAGAAAAGTTAAAACATGATGTGTTTAAAAACATCACTATTGTGAGTAACACCTTCGCTTTGCCATCATATAAACCAACTAACGTTATCAAGCTTAAAGATTTTTACCAAACACCGATTTATGTGTATCACTGGCAACCCAAATAG
- a CDS encoding flavodoxin family protein — MSKVAVIYFSGYGHTKKVAEFVADGANAQLIAIDENGDIKDTDWDALNNADAIIFGAPTYMGSYPWQFKKFVDATSKVWFTMGWKDKIFGGFTNSGSLNGDKQVTLISMQTLASQHGGIWVSLGLPPANKLESTRQDINNLGGSVGVLVQSPTDADESAIPSGDLETARLYGERVADIAKRLK, encoded by the coding sequence ATGAGTAAAGTAGCGGTTATTTATTTTTCGGGATATGGCCATACCAAAAAAGTGGCTGAATTTGTAGCTGATGGAGCAAACGCTCAGCTTATTGCAATCGATGAGAATGGCGACATAAAAGACACCGATTGGGATGCATTAAACAATGCAGATGCCATTATTTTTGGTGCACCTACCTATATGGGCTCATATCCTTGGCAGTTTAAAAAGTTTGTTGATGCTACCTCTAAAGTATGGTTTACCATGGGGTGGAAAGACAAAATATTTGGCGGGTTTACTAATAGCGGCAGCCTAAATGGCGATAAACAAGTCACTCTAATTAGTATGCAAACATTGGCTTCGCAACATGGTGGAATTTGGGTAAGCCTAGGGTTACCACCGGCCAATAAACTGGAATCAACTCGTCAAGACATCAATAACTTAGGCGGTTCAGTTGGCGTATTAGTGCAATCACCTACTGATGCAGATGAATCTGCAATTCCATCAGGCGATTTAGAAACGGCCCGTTTATACGGCGAACGTGTAGCTGATATAGCCAAACGCTTAAAGTAA
- a CDS encoding acetyl-CoA hydrolase/transferase family protein, with amino-acid sequence MQLERIRRSDLHNKVMSAEQASLFIKDGMTVGMSGFTRAGEAKAVPRALAERVRENPMKINLMTGASLGNDLDKLLTESGALARRMPFQVDSTLRKAINNGEVMFIDQHLSETVEQLRNHQLTMPDVAVIEAVAITEEGHIVPTTSVGNSASFAIFAKQVIVEINMLHQPELEGLHDIYIPSYRPTRTPVPLVKVDDRIGSTAIPIDPAKIVGIVFTNQSDSFSTVTDPDADTASIARHLVNFFKEEVAQQRMPANLGPLQAGIGNIANAVMMGLLDSDFKDLTMYSEVLQDSTFDLIDAGKLNFASGCSIILSERCNSQVFNNLEKYRDKLILRPQEMSNHPEIVRRLGIIAINTALEFDIYGNVNSTHVCGTKMMNGIGGSGDFARNAHVSVFVTKSIAKGGAISSVVPMVSHVDHTEHDVDILVTEQGLADLRGLAPRERAIEVIKHCVHPDYRNAMLDYYERACVRGGHTPHLLEEAFSWHTRLEQQGTMKQS; translated from the coding sequence ATGCAATTAGAACGAATTCGTCGTAGCGACTTACACAACAAAGTGATGTCTGCAGAGCAGGCCAGTTTATTTATTAAAGACGGCATGACCGTGGGTATGAGTGGTTTTACTCGTGCCGGTGAAGCGAAAGCTGTACCACGTGCGCTTGCAGAGCGAGTGCGTGAAAACCCAATGAAAATTAACCTAATGACGGGCGCGTCATTAGGAAACGACTTAGATAAGCTACTAACTGAATCAGGTGCGTTAGCGCGTCGTATGCCATTTCAAGTAGACAGCACATTACGTAAAGCGATTAACAACGGTGAGGTCATGTTTATTGACCAGCATTTATCTGAAACCGTTGAACAGCTACGTAATCATCAGTTAACGATGCCTGATGTAGCGGTCATTGAAGCCGTAGCTATTACTGAAGAAGGCCACATAGTACCTACAACATCAGTGGGCAATTCAGCCAGCTTTGCTATTTTTGCCAAACAGGTAATTGTAGAAATTAATATGTTACACCAGCCAGAGCTTGAAGGGCTGCACGACATTTATATTCCATCTTATCGTCCAACACGTACGCCAGTGCCATTAGTGAAAGTAGATGACCGTATTGGTAGCACTGCTATTCCAATCGACCCGGCTAAAATTGTGGGTATTGTATTTACCAATCAAAGTGACTCATTTTCAACTGTTACCGACCCAGATGCAGACACAGCCTCTATTGCACGTCACTTAGTTAACTTTTTTAAAGAAGAAGTAGCGCAACAGCGCATGCCTGCAAACTTAGGCCCATTACAAGCGGGTATTGGTAACATAGCCAACGCAGTCATGATGGGTTTATTAGACTCTGATTTTAAAGACCTCACTATGTATTCAGAGGTACTACAAGATTCTACCTTTGATTTAATTGATGCGGGTAAACTTAATTTTGCATCAGGGTGTTCAATTATTTTATCAGAGCGTTGTAACTCACAAGTATTTAATAACCTTGAAAAGTATCGTGATAAGCTAATACTTCGTCCACAAGAAATGTCGAACCACCCTGAAATTGTGCGTCGTTTAGGTATTATTGCGATTAACACCGCACTTGAGTTTGATATATATGGCAACGTTAACTCAACTCATGTATGTGGCACTAAAATGATGAACGGTATTGGTGGTTCAGGCGACTTTGCACGTAATGCGCATGTATCGGTGTTTGTAACTAAATCAATTGCCAAAGGTGGCGCTATTTCGAGTGTTGTGCCTATGGTAAGCCATGTTGATCATACCGAGCACGATGTTGATATTTTAGTAACCGAGCAAGGCCTTGCCGATTTACGCGGTTTAGCACCACGCGAACGTGCAATTGAAGTCATTAAGCACTGTGTACACCCAGATTATCGCAACGCCATGCTTGATTATTACGAGCGTGCCTGTGTACGTGGCGGCCATACGCCTCATCTTTTGGAAGAAGCGTTTAGTTGGCATACCCGCCTTGAACAACAGGGTACAATGAAGCAAAGCTAA
- a CDS encoding NAD(P)H-dependent oxidoreductase — translation MSKVLIINAHQYYSFSEGKLNATLVDVASSILIEKGYEVKTVTMTDSIDVEAQLALHQWADVVLLQSPINWMGVPFSFKRYMDEVYTAGMGGAMCNGDGRHQDDPKSGYGTGGTLKDTKYMMSLTFNAPEESFNNSEEFFNGKSVDDLMFPMHMNFKFFGMTAMPTIACFDVMKNADIDTDLARFKAHISTHF, via the coding sequence ATGAGCAAGGTACTCATTATAAATGCACACCAATATTATTCTTTTTCAGAGGGCAAATTAAATGCCACCCTAGTTGATGTAGCATCATCGATACTGATAGAAAAAGGCTATGAAGTTAAAACCGTAACTATGACAGATAGTATTGATGTAGAGGCACAATTAGCACTTCATCAATGGGCTGACGTTGTCTTACTGCAATCACCTATTAACTGGATGGGCGTGCCATTTTCGTTTAAAAGATATATGGACGAGGTGTATACAGCCGGTATGGGTGGCGCCATGTGTAATGGCGATGGTCGTCACCAGGACGACCCAAAAAGCGGTTATGGCACAGGTGGCACACTTAAAGATACTAAATATATGATGTCACTCACATTTAACGCACCAGAGGAGTCATTTAACAATTCAGAAGAATTTTTTAATGGTAAAAGTGTTGACGACTTAATGTTCCCAATGCATATGAACTTTAAGTTTTTTGGTATGACAGCAATGCCTACCATTGCTTGTTTTGATGTTATGAAAAACGCCGATATAGATACTGACTTAGCGCGCTTTAAAGCACATATAAGTACACACTTTTGA